The genomic window CAAGAGTAGACTTCCCGTGGTCTATGTGAGCTATGATACTGAAATTTCTAATGCGTTCTTGCAAGTGTAACCCTCCATAAGGAAAATATATAATCTTATTTATCTGCACTATTATACATTATTTTAATAAAGGTATCCAGTAAACCATTATGCATTAACTATATAATTACATAGTTAAGTTATATTTAGCATTAAAAAAAGCTCCCTAGGGAGCATAGTTGGATTTAGTTAGAGTGCTAAAAGAATTAATAAAGAAAAACAGCATAAAAAATATTCCATATTTTTAACATGTGATTTTTCACAGCCTCATATCCACTTAAAGTGTACTCCTTAACAATGGTTATAAACTTTTGGCTAGTTTCTTTTTCTAAAGTATATATTTCCCCTAAGAAAGCTACATTTAAATCATGGTTTTCCAAAGCAACACTTATAATAGGACCTCTATTTTCCAAAACTAAGCTATTAATAGCTTGATTACTTACATTAAGACCTAATATGGTTATAACTATTACTACAAAGACTAAAAATAATTGCCATATATTGAACACAAATTATATTTCCTCCTTTAAAACCTCAACTAAAACCTCTGTAAAAAGCTCTCCTGCATAATCTGCTTCATCGTAACTATTATATTCCGTTCCCATCTCTAGTAACAGCGCGCGGGGATGGTATTCTTGGTTATAAGTTCCAGGCTTGGTTGTTATTCCTTTTATTAAATCAGGATACATTTCTTGTCCTTTGTGATATAGCTTTTGAGCAAATTGCAAATTTCTTCTCCAATTTGGGTGCGGTGTACGTTCATCGGTACCTACTATAATTAATATTTGTGCACTTTTTCTGCCATCAAACTCTACCGTTGTAGCTGTATTAAGTCCAGGAATACTATCTCTGTGTACATCAAATACAGCTATTACATTATCATGATTTGATAGAAATTGAGTTACTGTTTCACGAGAGTTAGTGTAGCTTCTACTATATTGGGGATAGTCATGTATCGTATCATCAAAAACTGCATTAATACCATACTCTTTCAATTTAACCGCCATATTTTCAGCAACATTATTTACAAAACCTCGCTCACCATCTACTCTTGCTGTACCACTTTCACGAACATAGGTTTCCGCACTATGAGTACAATAATAAAACACTTTATACCCTGATAAATCACCTTTTAATTTAGGCTGATTAATTTTAGGTAAAGATATAACCGGAGTCGGAGTACTATCATCTTTATCTTTATTCCCCTCATTTATTTCCTTATTAATTACTCCACTACTAGCATGAGCTAAAATTTGCAAGTTAGCAATAATGAGATTTTCCGGTTTTAAAAATGCAAAGATAGAATCACTAACTTTATCGTAATTACCCGACATAGCAATGTTTAGTTCTCCTATTAAACTTTCTCCTTGTTCATTACTAATTTGAAGTCCAGAAAAAGGCATCAATAAAGTGTTTCTTGGTTCAATATTTTGAACCCTATTCATAAAATAATTATTAATATCTGTGCTTACTCCAATAATGGTTATAAGTATAAATAATTGAATTAAAAAAACACCTTTTAAGAATGCTAAAAAATTTTCTTTTTTCATCCTGTCCACCCCTTTATCGGATGTCATTTTAATATTATGGTGGACAAGTATTTTTTAGAACAAATTTGAATTAAATAATAAGCTTTTTTTAAATTATTAGCTTTTTATTGCAATTTATATTCGCAAATGCTATAGTATTTCTGTTAGCTTTACGCAAATAAGGAGGTGACAGAGTGGCTGTTAAAGGAAAAACACCTGCTAAAAGAGCAAGAAAAGCAGAAGAAAACAGACTAAGGAATAAAGTCTATAAAACTAGGCTTAAAAATAGTATTAAAAAATATGAAATTGCTTTAAGCAATAATGATGAAGAAGCAGCAAAAGAAAACTTAATTCAAACAATTTCAGTTATAGACAAGTGCGTTAGCAAAGGAGTACTTCATAAAAATACCGCTGCTCGGAAAAAATCAGCTTTAACTAAAGCATTAAATAAAGCAAGCTACTAAACATATAACCTGTCAAAATGACAGGTTTTTTTATTTACATAGACCTACTAGAAGGGTTTCCATTACAAGTTTTTCGTCACTACTAGTTGTTTTTAGCAGGATATCTGTTTTAAGCAGTTCTTCAAAAACAATCCTTATTTCTTCCCAAGAGAAGGTTTGAGTTTTAGCCATCATTTTTCTAATCACAAAACTCTTCATCCCAGATTCTTGTTCAACTTTTTCTTTTGAAAACCCTAATTCTTTATAATATTTAACTTTAGAAAAATCAACAAACTGTCTGGTTATCATATATAAAATAAAAACAGGATGACTTCCCTGTAATATTAGTTTATTAAAAGCAGTAATTGATTGATTTAAATCACGGTCAAAAATTGCGTCTGTTAATCTAAAAATATTTATTTCCTCGCGACTTTCTAATTCATATTCTATATCTTGATAATTAATTTCTTTATTGTAGTTGATTAAACATATTTTATCTATCAAATTTTTTATGTAATACATATCATTCTTGCTATTAGCAATTATAGCTGCTGCTTTTGGAGTTATTGTTTTGCCACGAGTATTAAGATCGTTTTCCATCCAATTAACAAGAAAATCTTTAGTAGGTTTTTGACAATTTATTATTTGGGCATTTTCGTTAATTAACTTAGCAATTGAATTTGTCTTGTTGTATTCAAGTGCTGTTATAATTAGTGCCTGCTGTTGATATTCTTTATTAAGATATGATTTTAATACCTGATATATTTCATCTATTTTTTTATTTTTGCGCGAAGCTTTATTTAACCACCAAGGCTTTTTTATTATAACAATTCTATGTAATGAAAAAAGAGAGCTATATTCTAGTGAATGAGCTAACTCTAAAGGCCCTAATTCATCAGCTTCTAGATAAATTATTTCAGATTCATCTTCATACAGTTTTTCTATATCTTCAATTTTATTTTCAATTGCTTTATCAAGCAAATAAACATCTTCTCCCCAAATAAAATAAATAGGTTTCACTATACTTACCCTCCATCTATTAATACCCAATAGTTTATAATTTAAAAAATATTGTACACAGTAATTATATCAATGATTGCTTTTTAAGTTAATTATTAGTCTATGTTATAATTTAATTATTAAAACATATTATATAATGATGCTTTATAATGATGCTTTTTTTCTTGCCCTTATATAATTTTTCTGGATTAGTTAGGAGGGGTAATTTGTCAACTTATGATGCAATAATTGTTGGATCTGGACCTGCAGGTATTTTTGCTGCTCGTGAACTAATTAAAAATAATGAATTAAATATTCTATTAATAGAAAAAGGTAGTACTGTAGAAAAAAGAAAATGTCCAATTAGTGTTGATGCTAATAGCTGTATTAACTGCAACCCTTGTTCTATTATGAGTGGCTGGGGAGGAGCTGGTGCTTTTTCTGATGGTAAACTTACATTAACTACTGAATTTGGAGGATGGTTAGATTCATATATCGGAAAAGAAAAATTGCAACATCTTATTAATTATGTTGATGAAATTTATGTAAACCATGGAGCACCAGATAGAGTTTTTGGTACAAATGATGAAGTTGTTGAAGATTTAGTCCAAAGAATTTCTAAATCTAATCTCAAACTAATTCCAGCTAAAATTAGACATATGGGTACAGAAAACACTTTAAATGTTCTAAAAAACATGAAAAAAGATTTGGAAAAAAAGATCACCATTAAAACTGGGGAGTTTGTTGAAGAACTATTAATAAAAGAAAATAAAGTTTATGGAGTAAAAACAAAAAAAGATACTTACTATTCTGAAATAATCGTATGTGCTCCAGGTCGAGATGGAGCTGAGTGGTTTTTTGATCAAGCACAAAAAAATAATCTCAAATTAAGTAACAATCAAGTTGATATAGGTGTAAGGGTTGAAATCCCTGCAATTACATTAAAAGAATTTACAGATAGTATATGGGAACCTAAGATTATTTATTATTCCAAAAAATTTGATGACATTGTTAGAACTTTTTGCGTAAATCCTAACGGATATGTAGTAATGGAAAATACAAATAATGTAGTTACAGTAAATGGACACGCTTTTGCAGATTCAAAAAACAAAAGCACTAACACTAACTTTGCTCTTTTACTAAGTCAAGAATTTACCGAGCCATTTGACAAGCCAATTCTTTATGGTCGTTTTATTGCTAGTTTAGCTAATATGTTAAGTGGGAGTATTATTGTACAAAGATATGGTGATCTTAAGCGTGGTAGACGTTCTACATATAATAGAATTAAAAAAGGTATTGTAGAGCCTACTTTAAAAGGAGCAGTTCCTGGAGACCTATCATTAGTTCTTCCTCACCGCTATATGGTTGGTATCAAGGAATGTCTTGAAGCTCTTGATAAAGCAATTCCGGGTGTTGCATCAGATCATACACTCCTTTATGGAATAGAGGCTAAGTTCTATTCTGCTCGTCCCAAGTTAGATAATAGTTTGAAAACAGAAATAGATGGCTTATGGGCAATAGGCGATGGAGCTGGAGTAACAAGAGGGCTAATTCAAGCTAGTGTCTCAGGTGTAATTGCTGCTAGGTCAATTTTAGACAAAAAAGATGAGGCAAACTAGCACTATAGCTTTATATTAATATAGTTGATTATCAAATAACGCAAACAAGAGCTTAATCTCTTGTTTGCGTTATTAGTTTATCTGCCCCTAAGATATGTTTATCTATCCAATCAATAATAAAGTCTAAGACCTCTAACAAGTACTGATCTTGTGCATCATCAACAGCTTCTAAATCAATGTTATTAATTTTTTCAATAAAATCATCATGGCTTACTTTGTGAGACAAAAACTTCTTATATCCTATTTCCTTCATTAAGTTTTCTTCTGTTTCAAAATGATAAATTGTATAATTTTTTAGCTCTTCTAAAATATTTGCTATATCATCATACTTATCTATGCGAAATTCATCTTTTAAAACAGCATAAGCTCTGCCTGCTATTTCAAATAATTTTTTATGCTGTTCGTCAATTTGATTAATACCTAACTCATATTCTTTTTTCCATTTAATCATTAGCGAATCCCCCTTACTATATTAATCTTAAATAATATCTTACCTAAAAATATAGTAATTGAGAAGGATTTGTATTTACTACTACCATTTTAACCAAGCCCATATTCTTTGAAGAAGATATCCTTGTTTAAATAACATAAAAACCGTAACTCTATTGCTTTTTTCTAACTGTCTCCATAAATAAATAAAGAAAGGAATTGCAACAACAACCGATAAAAGCTCAGACAAGGAAAATGCATACCAAACTCCATTTAAATCTAAATACTGCGGAAGAATTAATAATAAAGGAATAAATATAATGAGCTGACGTATAAGTGATAACCACATTGCTATCATACCTTTACCAAGAGCTTGAAAAACAGTATTTAAAATAACCAGTGGCCCTATTAGTGGCATAAAAAGTGTTGCAATCTGCAAGCACTTCACACCTACTAGTGTAAGTGCAGGATCATCTGAAAAGAAACTAATTATCCAAGTAGCATTATATTGAATTATTGTCCAAGCTATACCTAATAGTATAAAAGATATAGCTGAGGCCTTTAGAATAGTTTCTTTTACCCGATCATTATTACCAGATCCATACGCAAAGCCAGCTATTGGCATAGTGCCTTGAGAAAGACCAAAAATGGGCATATAAACTAAAGAGCGAATTCGCAAAAATATCCCCAATGCAGCAACAGAAGTATAGCTATATCCTGCTAAAATACGATTTAATAATATCATTATAAATACACCAGCAATTTCCATAATCATAGTTGGTATGCCTACTTTATATATTCCTAAAATCACTCGTAAGCTAGGCTTAAAGTTTTTAAATGACCATGTTAATAAATCTCTTCTCTTTAAGATTATAATAATAATCATGGTTGATGCCGTAGCTTGTGCTAATACTGTCGCTATTGCAGCACCCTGTATCCCTAAGCCTGGTATTGGTCCAAAACCAAACATAAATATAGGATCAAATAATACATTTAAGGCTATACCTAACAATGCTACTAGCATTGGAATTAAAGTATTTCCCTCTCCCTGAATTATATTTCCTACCATCATGGGAATAAATATAAATACACATCCAAGTAGTATCACTGTTAAGTATTGTTTGCTTAATAAAAATATATCTGGGCCACAACCAAGAAAAAATAATATATTATCTATATATTTAAGTCCAAAAAACAGAAATAATATACCGTATAATACTGCTATTATAATCCCATGCCATGCAATATTATCAGCATGTTTAACATCTCCTCTACCTAGGGTTCTAGATATTAAAGATGTTAAGCCGATCCCAGTTGCTGAACCCACTGAAATTATTAATAAATTTACTGGCAAGGAAAGTGTCAAGGCGGCAAGAGCAGTTGGCCCCAGCTTAGCTACAAAGTATGTATCTATTAAACTAAACATTGCATATAGCATCATTCCAGCCATAGCAGGAAATGATAATTTAGCTAATAGTAATCCCACACTATCATGAGCCAAATTTTCCCTTTTAATTGTAATCTCTCCCTCCTCATAAAAACTATGTCTAAAGAGGAAGGAATATATTTAATAATTTATAGCATTTTTTTCCATGTTTGTTATGAACGTTTCTATTTCTAATGTATTACCATCAATCTTAAACTTTATTGCTCCATTTTTATCAGTACGGTAAACATTTATATTTTTTTGTTCTAAAACATCTAGGGTAGCCTGACCCGGATGATTAAACCTATTATTCTCACCTACAGATATAACTCCATAAACAGGGTTAATTGTTTCATAAAATTCTGCAACTGCTGATGTGTTGCTTCCATGATGTGGCACTTGAGTTGCAATAACTGATGGCAACTGCTCTTGTCTTAATAAAACTTCGATAGCTTCTCTTTCTATATCCCCTGTTAAAAGCATAGAAAAACCCTTGTATTTAAGATGTAATACTACCGATTGATTATTGTACTCACTGTTAATAAAGTCTTCTAATCCTGGATGCAATACCTTTATATTAAAATCTTCTTCTATATTAAGAACCATTCCTCTAGTCAAAGGTACTACAGATATACGGTTTGTTTTAGCTGTTTCCTTTATAAAATTGTACTCTTCTACATCAACTAATTTTTTCGGTAGGCCTATATATTCAACCGGAACAGTTGAGACTACTGATTCTAATCCTTTTAAATGATCGATATGTGGATGAGTATTAATAGCCATAAAAAGCTCACTAACTCCTCTGTCATAAAGATACGGTAATACGGTATAAGAAGCCACATCTGAAAAATGGCTTCCTCCACCATCAACAATAATAAACTTACCCCCTGGACTTTTTATAAGAATGCTATCACCCTGCCCCACATCTATGAATACAACCTCTAATACACCTTTATTTTGTACACTAGGCGGTATATAAAAACTACCAATAAACAATGATATAACTAACAAACCAGAAGCTAAAACTTTTTTATTACTCCTAATTAAACCTCGAGCAATAACTAATAAACCTACATAATATAATAAAACTGCTAATACAGACGGCGAAGAAACACGACTAAAGGCATTAGGTATACCCTTAAAGACATCAACCATATACAAAATTATTTCTATACATAACCCTGCGGGATATACAAAAATACTAGCCATTGTTTGAAACAGTGGTGCAATCACTATCCCTAAAAAACCAAGAATAACCGTAGCTCCAGTAAGATAAGAAATAAAAATATTGCTTAATAATGCTATAGGAGTAAAAAGATTAAAATAATATGCTACTAAAGGTAAGACCGCAATTTGAGCACATAAAGGCACTAAAAGCAAATCAATTATTTTAGAATCTTTGTTAATTGCCTGTCGAATAAGAGGAAATATGTATATTAACCCAAAAGTAGCTAGAAAGGATAATTGAAATGATATCTTAAATATTGAATATATATCCATAACCATTATTAAAATTCCTGCTAAACCCCAAGCATTTAATAAACTATTATCACTTTTTGAATAATAGGCTATAAGGCCAATAGAACCCATAATAAAGGCTCTTGTTACCGATATAGGCCAACCGACTACCGAACAGTAAAAAAACATGACTGCTATAGTAATAAAAACTCTCAAACCTGGGGCTAAGTTAAAAAGAGATGTAATCCATATACTAATTAATAATATAAAACCTATGTGTAACCCCGATACAGCAAATATATGCACAATGCCGGTTTTCTGAAAATCTTCATATTGCTCTGCAGGTAACTCATGCCTCATCCCTAGTAACATCCCAAGCATTACCGAAGACTGCTGTTCAGGTAATATATCCTTTATAAACTCCTGTGACTCAGTTCTAAAATTATGAACAATCTCCTGATAACCACTATTGTTTTGAATAACCACAATATCAGATGGTTTTTCAACTGCTGCTATGTAAAAAACATTTTCATGCTTTAAAAAACGGGGATAATCAAAATTACCTGGATTAGTTGGAGGATTAGGAGAGTTAAGATCTGCCTTTAGTTTAACTGTATCACCCTTACCAACTTCGGTAGGAAAATAGCAAACAACCCTAAATCTTTGTAAATATGGGCTATCATGATTAGTATTTATAAAAAAGATAGTTCTATCCTCATTGATAATAGGATGAGTATCAACCTTACCAGTTAAAGTAGCATTTTCGATAGGAGCTAAATTTTCAGGAGGGTCAACTGTGGTTAAATTATAATAAAAAGTACCAACAACAAATACTAGAATTAATGCAATTCTAATACTTTTAAATGGCTTTAAAAGCAAAACTAAATATATTATCACAACAGCTATTAATGCTTTAAATCCAAAAAAACTACTTAGTATAATACTAAGAGCAAACACAATAAAACTAGCAAACCATATTGGAACCATATCATTACTTCCTAATTAAATTTTCAAGCCAACAATATACCTTAAGATTCTAGGTTTGCTATAATTTTCCTGCAAGAATGGTGGAATTTTTTGCATCTTCTTACAGATCTCCTTTGACTGTAAATAAAGATTATATTATCGACAGCGTAATAGAAATAAACAAGGAGAAAAGATGAATGCCAAAAATACTAAAGCAACTATTAATATAAAAGCTTTTTGTTAAAGGGAAAATTATACATTATAAAGAAAGGTATTATAAATTATAAAAAAGATGAAAAAGATTTAGAAGCAAAAAGAGAAATTTTAAAAGAAATAAAAAATATACGTTCAAATTTAAATTAAAAAACTGTAAGACATAAATTAGAAAAAAATAAAGGGGGATTACATCTAGTGACTGACCACAGGCATTCGGAAATACATATTGAATGCAAGGGTACGTTAACACTTGACGATTTTAAAAGTTTTAGTTTTTATAAAAGAAAAAAGTTTCTTTTTACTTATACGTTATGTTCGTTTGCATTGGTTTTCTTATTGTATACTTTCTTACATAAAATAATTTCACCAGAATTTTATTCCACATCAATAGCATTAATTATCTCTTTATTTGGTACTGTAATTATTTATATTATAGGAATAACAACACTTAGTTCTGCTGCTAAAAAAGAATACTATAGTGATAAAGTTTTACAAAACGAAAAAAAGTTTGCAATAGGAAACAAAGGCATAAAAATAACCTCCGAAAAAACAAGCACAGAGTCATTTTTAGCATGGAATGATTTTGCTTCTGCTCACGAATATAAAGATTTATTTATGTTGAATTTATCACTGAATAAAGCAGTTGTAATTCACAAAAGATTTTTTTACTCTAATGAAGATATTAACACCTTTAAAACACTTATAAAAGAAAACATACCACAAAATAATTTTATAATTTAATTAACAATTAGAACAGCTACAAAAATACAAAAACTAATTATTTTGAAACCAGAGGATTTTAACACTCCACAGCACCTCCGCTACCTTTAATGTATAAAGTATTTTGCAACAGCACAACACATATCTATTAGCAGTAATTATTTTAGGACTGAAAGTTTACTTAATAGATTATGATAAATCTTTTGAATCTCATGACATTATACTAATCTCCTATATCAATATTATATAAATAACTCATACTTTCATTGCTTGTTGCTAGAAAATAATTATAAGAGGTTAATTTTATGTATTAATATACTTGGAATAAAAATATTGAGTGAACTACTCACGTGACATACACTCTCGCTATTAAAATGAAAAGTTTAAAAATATATTACTTTTCATTAACACTTGTTCTTGCAAATGTAGAAGGTGAGAATGAAACCTCATAATGACCTTCAAGTTCTTTTTGCACTTGTTTTGTTAGAAGTAACCCTTGTTTATTATGTTCTTCTTCAAGTTTGATTCCATTATGGGCGATTTCATCATTATCCCAATCTATCCATTCACCATACCTCTCTACCCATTTCCATAATTTCGACTTCAAATCAAGTGAAATCGAAAAATCTTCTATGTCGAGATTACATCCACAATGTTTGCACCAAATTGGATCTGCACCTACATCTGCTTCTACCTTCAAGTTATAAGTTTCTTTTTGTTCGCAAAGACATTTCATATACCTAATAGCCTCCAAGTTTTTAAAATTTCTTATTCCATAGACCTACTCGTTAGTTCAATAATAATTATTTCAAATATTAAAAAGTATAACTCATACTTTTCTGTTAGAAAATATGAGTTATACTTAAAATTATATTCAATTACAATTGAACAGTCCTTTTCCATGTATCGTTATACGAGATGATTAATGGCACAATTTCCTCACCATTTTGACTATTACTATCTTAACGCCCGCATCTATGTGCTGTGCACTTGCTAAATTATCCATAGAGCACCCTACCTTCCTGCGCTATTTGACGCTCTATAGATGGAATATACTTTCGTTGATTAAATTTATTTTTCTTGCTAACTATCACATCTACAGGCATTGTTTTTTTATCTCTAATTGCTTTGTTTATCAGTTTCATTGCATCAATTTCTCGAATATTAGCATCCTCTTTTATTACAACAAAAATATCTAAGTCTGAGTCAGCATGTGGTATACCAGTTGCATATG from Candidatus Syntrophocurvum alkaliphilum includes these protein-coding regions:
- a CDS encoding YcxB family protein; this translates as MTDHRHSEIHIECKGTLTLDDFKSFSFYKRKKFLFTYTLCSFALVFLLYTFLHKIISPEFYSTSIALIISLFGTVIIYIIGITTLSSAAKKEYYSDKVLQNEKKFAIGNKGIKITSEKTSTESFLAWNDFASAHEYKDLFMLNLSLNKAVVIHKRFFYSNEDINTFKTLIKENIPQNNFII
- the spoIIP gene encoding stage II sporulation protein P — protein: MKKENFLAFLKGVFLIQLFILITIIGVSTDINNYFMNRVQNIEPRNTLLMPFSGLQISNEQGESLIGELNIAMSGNYDKVSDSIFAFLKPENLIIANLQILAHASSGVINKEINEGNKDKDDSTPTPVISLPKINQPKLKGDLSGYKVFYYCTHSAETYVRESGTARVDGERGFVNNVAENMAVKLKEYGINAVFDDTIHDYPQYSRSYTNSRETVTQFLSNHDNVIAVFDVHRDSIPGLNTATTVEFDGRKSAQILIIVGTDERTPHPNWRRNLQFAQKLYHKGQEMYPDLIKGITTKPGTYNQEYHPRALLLEMGTEYNSYDEADYAGELFTEVLVEVLKEEI
- the rpsT gene encoding 30S ribosomal protein S20; protein product: MAVKGKTPAKRARKAEENRLRNKVYKTRLKNSIKKYEIALSNNDEEAAKENLIQTISVIDKCVSKGVLHKNTAARKKSALTKALNKASY
- the holA gene encoding DNA polymerase III subunit delta; amino-acid sequence: MKPIYFIWGEDVYLLDKAIENKIEDIEKLYEDESEIIYLEADELGPLELAHSLEYSSLFSLHRIVIIKKPWWLNKASRKNKKIDEIYQVLKSYLNKEYQQQALIITALEYNKTNSIAKLINENAQIINCQKPTKDFLVNWMENDLNTRGKTITPKAAAIIANSKNDMYYIKNLIDKICLINYNKEINYQDIEYELESREEINIFRLTDAIFDRDLNQSITAFNKLILQGSHPVFILYMITRQFVDFSKVKYYKELGFSKEKVEQESGMKSFVIRKMMAKTQTFSWEEIRIVFEELLKTDILLKTTSSDEKLVMETLLVGLCK
- a CDS encoding MATE family efflux transporter codes for the protein MAHDSVGLLLAKLSFPAMAGMMLYAMFSLIDTYFVAKLGPTALAALTLSLPVNLLIISVGSATGIGLTSLISRTLGRGDVKHADNIAWHGIIIAVLYGILFLFFGLKYIDNILFFLGCGPDIFLLSKQYLTVILLGCVFIFIPMMVGNIIQGEGNTLIPMLVALLGIALNVLFDPIFMFGFGPIPGLGIQGAAIATVLAQATASTMIIIIILKRRDLLTWSFKNFKPSLRVILGIYKVGIPTMIMEIAGVFIMILLNRILAGYSYTSVAALGIFLRIRSLVYMPIFGLSQGTMPIAGFAYGSGNNDRVKETILKASAISFILLGIAWTIIQYNATWIISFFSDDPALTLVGVKCLQIATLFMPLIGPLVILNTVFQALGKGMIAMWLSLIRQLIIFIPLLLILPQYLDLNGVWYAFSLSELLSVVVAIPFFIYLWRQLEKSNRVTVFMLFKQGYLLQRIWAWLKW
- a CDS encoding NAD(P)/FAD-dependent oxidoreductase: MSTYDAIIVGSGPAGIFAARELIKNNELNILLIEKGSTVEKRKCPISVDANSCINCNPCSIMSGWGGAGAFSDGKLTLTTEFGGWLDSYIGKEKLQHLINYVDEIYVNHGAPDRVFGTNDEVVEDLVQRISKSNLKLIPAKIRHMGTENTLNVLKNMKKDLEKKITIKTGEFVEELLIKENKVYGVKTKKDTYYSEIIVCAPGRDGAEWFFDQAQKNNLKLSNNQVDIGVRVEIPAITLKEFTDSIWEPKIIYYSKKFDDIVRTFCVNPNGYVVMENTNNVVTVNGHAFADSKNKSTNTNFALLLSQEFTEPFDKPILYGRFIASLANMLSGSIIVQRYGDLKRGRRSTYNRIKKGIVEPTLKGAVPGDLSLVLPHRYMVGIKECLEALDKAIPGVASDHTLLYGIEAKFYSARPKLDNSLKTEIDGLWAIGDGAGVTRGLIQASVSGVIAARSILDKKDEAN
- a CDS encoding bacteriohemerythrin, coding for MIKWKKEYELGINQIDEQHKKLFEIAGRAYAVLKDEFRIDKYDDIANILEELKNYTIYHFETEENLMKEIGYKKFLSHKVSHDDFIEKINNIDLEAVDDAQDQYLLEVLDFIIDWIDKHILGADKLITQTRD
- a CDS encoding DNA internalization-related competence protein ComEC/Rec2, translating into MVPIWFASFIVFALSIILSSFFGFKALIAVVIIYLVLLLKPFKSIRIALILVFVVGTFYYNLTTVDPPENLAPIENATLTGKVDTHPIINEDRTIFFINTNHDSPYLQRFRVVCYFPTEVGKGDTVKLKADLNSPNPPTNPGNFDYPRFLKHENVFYIAAVEKPSDIVVIQNNSGYQEIVHNFRTESQEFIKDILPEQQSSVMLGMLLGMRHELPAEQYEDFQKTGIVHIFAVSGLHIGFILLISIWITSLFNLAPGLRVFITIAVMFFYCSVVGWPISVTRAFIMGSIGLIAYYSKSDNSLLNAWGLAGILIMVMDIYSIFKISFQLSFLATFGLIYIFPLIRQAINKDSKIIDLLLVPLCAQIAVLPLVAYYFNLFTPIALLSNIFISYLTGATVILGFLGIVIAPLFQTMASIFVYPAGLCIEIILYMVDVFKGIPNAFSRVSSPSVLAVLLYYVGLLVIARGLIRSNKKVLASGLLVISLFIGSFYIPPSVQNKGVLEVVFIDVGQGDSILIKSPGGKFIIVDGGGSHFSDVASYTVLPYLYDRGVSELFMAINTHPHIDHLKGLESVVSTVPVEYIGLPKKLVDVEEYNFIKETAKTNRISVVPLTRGMVLNIEEDFNIKVLHPGLEDFINSEYNNQSVVLHLKYKGFSMLLTGDIEREAIEVLLRQEQLPSVIATQVPHHGSNTSAVAEFYETINPVYGVISVGENNRFNHPGQATLDVLEQKNINVYRTDKNGAIKFKIDGNTLEIETFITNMEKNAINY
- a CDS encoding nucleotidyltransferase domain-containing protein encodes the protein MLSLDQRIQEELEMLTDIITGIVPVEQIFLFGSYATGIPHADSDLDIFVVIKEDANIREIDAMKLINKAIRDKKTMPVDVIVSKKNKFNQRKYIPSIERQIAQEGRVLYG